A stretch of Candidatus Methanomethylophilaceae archaeon DNA encodes these proteins:
- the fen gene encoding flap endonuclease-1 has product MGVNLSPIVEPREIELSELRGKTVAVDAYNTIFQFLSIIRQPDGKPLMDQDGNVTSHLSGILYRTSNLIEAGIEPVFVFDGKANALKAGTIEERIARREKAKEEYEQALAEGDLKKAFSKAQQTSRMTPDILESSKRLLELLGIPVVQAPSDGEAQAAYMCSAGSVYAAASQDFDSILFGAPLLLRNLTMSGRRKIPGKNAYKDVKTELIDTENMLQNLGITREQLVDVCILIGTDFNHGIDGIGPKKGLKLIQKHGNLEETLPAIGKEIPEYQEVRDIFLDGPKSDDYDVKHGTALLEETVEMMAGYGFSEDRVKAVVGRIEAARKTEDSRKKQRSLDGWF; this is encoded by the coding sequence ATGGGAGTAAACCTTTCACCGATAGTGGAGCCCAGGGAGATAGAGCTCTCGGAACTCCGCGGCAAAACCGTCGCAGTAGATGCGTACAACACCATCTTCCAATTCCTTTCGATAATCAGGCAGCCGGACGGAAAGCCCCTCATGGACCAGGACGGCAACGTCACGTCGCATCTCTCCGGGATACTGTATCGCACGTCCAACCTCATCGAAGCGGGCATCGAACCGGTCTTCGTGTTCGACGGCAAGGCCAACGCCCTCAAGGCGGGTACTATAGAGGAAAGGATAGCCCGCAGAGAGAAGGCGAAAGAGGAATACGAGCAGGCTCTGGCCGAAGGGGACCTCAAGAAAGCGTTCTCCAAGGCGCAGCAGACATCCAGAATGACTCCCGATATTCTCGAGAGCTCCAAAAGGCTGCTTGAGCTCCTCGGGATACCCGTAGTCCAGGCCCCCAGCGACGGGGAAGCCCAGGCGGCCTACATGTGCTCCGCCGGTTCCGTCTATGCGGCGGCCTCGCAGGATTTCGATTCCATACTTTTCGGGGCGCCCCTGCTTCTGAGGAACCTTACGATGTCGGGAAGGCGCAAAATCCCCGGCAAAAACGCCTACAAAGACGTGAAAACCGAACTCATAGACACCGAGAATATGCTCCAAAACCTCGGGATCACCAGAGAACAGCTCGTGGACGTGTGCATCCTCATAGGAACCGATTTCAACCATGGGATCGACGGCATAGGGCCGAAAAAAGGGCTTAAACTCATACAGAAGCACGGGAACCTGGAGGAGACCCTGCCCGCGATTGGCAAGGAGATCCCCGAATACCAGGAAGTCCGCGACATTTTCCTGGACGGCCCGAAATCCGACGATTACGACGTCAAGCATGGCACGGCCCTTCTGGAAGAGACCGTGGAGATGATGGCTGGATATGGGTTCTCCGAGGACAGGGTGAAAGCCGTGGTCGGCAGGATCGAAGCGGCCAGGAAAACTGAGGACAGCAGGAAAAAGCAGAGGTCCCTGGACGGATGGTTCTGA
- the rpe gene encoding ribulose-phosphate 3-epimerase, with protein sequence MTKVSPSMLSADFSKLGEELVRVEAAGADWAHLDVMDGMFVPNITFGPPIIKSIRKCSGILFDAHLMIEDPSRYVDAFADAGCDMITVHCEAEGNIAEAIDRIKGRGLKAGVSLNPETPTSKIIPYLGDADLALVMTVHPGFGGQSFIGECVPKIGEIRKWAENRGKRLEISVDGGINAETGKICADTGATALVAGSSLFRLDDMAPEIARWKLYGPTL encoded by the coding sequence ATGACCAAGGTCTCACCCTCGATGCTTTCCGCCGATTTCTCTAAGCTCGGCGAAGAGCTCGTCCGCGTTGAGGCGGCCGGCGCGGATTGGGCCCACCTCGACGTCATGGACGGGATGTTCGTTCCAAACATTACATTCGGGCCTCCCATCATAAAATCCATACGCAAATGCTCGGGCATATTGTTCGATGCCCATCTGATGATAGAGGATCCGTCAAGATACGTGGACGCTTTCGCCGATGCCGGCTGCGACATGATCACCGTCCATTGCGAGGCCGAGGGGAACATAGCCGAGGCAATCGACAGAATCAAGGGAAGAGGGCTCAAAGCTGGTGTTTCGCTGAACCCTGAGACCCCCACGTCAAAAATCATCCCTTATCTGGGCGATGCGGATCTCGCTTTGGTCATGACGGTACATCCCGGATTCGGAGGGCAGTCCTTCATCGGGGAATGCGTGCCGAAGATCGGCGAAATCAGGAAATGGGCCGAAAACAGAGGGAAAAGGCTTGAGATCTCCGTCGACGGCGGGATAAACGCCGAAACCGGGAAAATCTGCGCCGACACTGGGGCAACCGCCCTAGTGGCTGGGTCCTCCCTGTTCAGGCTGGACGACATGGCGCCCGAGATAGCCAGATGGAAGCTGTACGGGCCTACGCTCTGA